In a single window of the Caulobacter soli genome:
- the cobO gene encoding cob(I)yrinic acid a,c-diamide adenosyltransferase, translating to MSDEADLNAKHNAKMAKIQAARAKIMAERQIEKGLLIVHTGTGKGKTTAALGMVCRAIGHGQKVAVIQFVKGALKTGEKVVFDAFPDSVEFKPMGEGFTWDTQDRARDIAVAREAWETVKARIADPEIDMVVCDELNIVLRYDYLPVDEVLEAITARADGKHVIVTGRNAPQALIDAADLVTEMTMVKHPFRSGVKAQAGIEF from the coding sequence ATGAGCGACGAAGCCGACCTCAACGCCAAGCACAACGCCAAGATGGCCAAGATCCAGGCCGCCCGTGCCAAGATCATGGCCGAGCGCCAGATCGAAAAGGGCCTGCTGATCGTCCATACCGGCACGGGCAAGGGCAAGACCACGGCCGCCCTGGGCATGGTCTGCCGCGCCATCGGCCACGGCCAGAAGGTGGCGGTGATCCAGTTCGTGAAGGGCGCGCTGAAGACCGGCGAGAAGGTCGTGTTCGACGCCTTCCCCGACAGCGTCGAGTTCAAGCCGATGGGCGAGGGCTTCACCTGGGACACCCAGGACCGGGCCCGCGACATCGCCGTGGCCCGCGAGGCCTGGGAGACGGTCAAGGCGCGCATCGCCGATCCCGAGATCGACATGGTGGTCTGCGACGAGCTGAACATCGTGCTGCGCTACGACTACCTGCCGGTCGACGAGGTGCTGGAGGCGATCACCGCCCGCGCCGACGGCAAGCACGTGATCGTCACCGGCCGCAACGCGCCCCAGGCGCTGATCGACGCGGCCGACCTGGTCACCGAGATGACCATGGTCAAGCACCCCTTCCGGTCCGGCGTGAAGGCCCAGGCGGGGATCGAGTTTTGA
- a CDS encoding histidine phosphatase family protein produces MATRLVFLCHAATRSMREGGFPDPEEPADVGGLSKAEGLAPTPPPEAVFVAPSQVARDTAQAMGLAASVAPALADIDHGAWRGRSLVDVQAAEPEALMGWIQDPAAGAPGGEGFASVQARVSAWMEAQAASDRRILAITHQTVMRAALAHVLEIPPSAAFRIDIAPLSRLTLSFNRQWRFQGLGGDGA; encoded by the coding sequence GTGGCCACGCGTCTTGTCTTCCTGTGCCACGCGGCGACCCGATCGATGCGGGAAGGGGGCTTTCCCGATCCGGAGGAACCCGCCGACGTGGGCGGCCTGAGCAAGGCCGAGGGGTTGGCGCCGACGCCGCCGCCCGAGGCGGTCTTCGTCGCGCCGTCCCAGGTCGCCCGGGATACCGCCCAGGCGATGGGGCTGGCGGCGTCGGTCGCGCCGGCCCTGGCCGATATCGATCACGGCGCCTGGCGCGGCCGAAGCCTGGTCGACGTCCAGGCCGCCGAGCCCGAGGCGCTGATGGGCTGGATCCAGGATCCGGCCGCCGGGGCTCCGGGCGGGGAGGGTTTCGCCAGCGTCCAGGCCCGGGTTTCGGCCTGGATGGAGGCGCAAGCCGCCAGCGACCGACGCATCCTGGCGATTACCCACCAGACGGTGATGCGGGCGGCCCTGGCCCATGTGCTGGAGATTCCGCCTTCGGCCGCGTTCCGGATCGACATCGCGCCGCTGTCGCGGCTGACCCTGTCCTTCAACCGGCAATGGCGCTTCCAGGGCCTGGGCGGCGACGGCGCTTGA
- a CDS encoding DUF1636 domain-containing protein, whose amino-acid sequence MTLLRDAAEGASLVVCNTCRFSAEDREDANGVRGGAHLVAALRAQKDGDARLDDLAVEEMPCLFNCTQHCSIHVRSPGKIGYVLGRFEPTAEAARAILDYAIAYMASEEGVVPYRQWPEGVKGHFIVRVPPVGKVVRD is encoded by the coding sequence TTGACCTTGCTGCGCGACGCCGCCGAGGGCGCGAGCCTGGTCGTCTGCAACACCTGCCGCTTCTCGGCCGAGGACCGCGAGGACGCTAACGGCGTGCGCGGCGGAGCCCACCTTGTCGCCGCCCTGCGCGCCCAGAAGGACGGCGACGCGAGGCTGGACGACCTGGCGGTCGAGGAGATGCCGTGCCTGTTCAACTGCACGCAGCACTGCTCGATCCACGTCCGGTCGCCGGGCAAGATCGGCTATGTGCTGGGGCGGTTCGAACCCACCGCCGAGGCGGCGCGCGCCATCCTCGACTATGCGATCGCCTACATGGCCAGCGAGGAGGGCGTGGTGCCCTACCGTCAGTGGCCAGAGGGCGTGAAGGGTCATTTCATCGTCCGGGTGCCGCCGGTCGGAAAGGTCGTGCGTGACTGA
- a CDS encoding CbtB domain-containing protein, with product MATAYTISDDVFIPIDGAGAIPIKDIIPWALFGVLIAMICLYFVSTEQGAVSLFKGMYVHEFVHDGRHLMGFPCH from the coding sequence ATGGCCACGGCCTATACGATTTCGGACGACGTCTTCATCCCGATTGACGGGGCCGGCGCCATTCCGATCAAGGACATCATCCCCTGGGCCTTGTTCGGCGTGCTGATCGCGATGATCTGCCTCTATTTCGTCAGCACCGAACAGGGCGCGGTGTCGCTGTTCAAGGGCATGTACGTCCATGAGTTCGTGCATGACGGCCGCCACCTGATGGGCTTCCCCTGCCACTAG
- a CDS encoding PepSY domain-containing protein — protein MGAATLSWRGVWKIGKRWLYFVHRWLGIAACLLFVLWFLSGLVMMYVRFPHFVEAERVAHSSPIAWSQVNLGPQAALDRAGLKAFPADLTLSMWGDEPVYRLVQDRKRIGVSAIDGRVIGATDVATAQEVVATAYPGTTPRFLRTLDRDQWTVAQSFNAARPLHLFALDDPAGTQIYVGAKGGEIVLDTHRTERFWNWLGAVPHWLYFTALRSMPQAWTQVVLWTSGLGMVGAATGIWIGLLRVRIKRRYAGGRMSPYRGWMTWHHLAGLVGGLFVLTWVFSGWMSMNPNDWGGPGDAVMVGRKAWMAAPKTPYPLDAAALRDRTGDRVARFYWLGDRPLMLVDTGPDARAVLDPTNGRPVILGQAELFDRAADLVPGAHMVVRERLIQDDAYWYSHHDRAPLPVLVAKFDDPARSWFYIDPASGRMVGVADKSLRLYRWTFSALHSLDFGFLIRHRPLWDVVVWLLSAAGLIVSISGVVIGWRRLAADLAALKKKRPRPS, from the coding sequence ATGGGCGCGGCGACGCTCAGTTGGCGCGGGGTATGGAAGATCGGCAAGCGCTGGCTCTACTTCGTCCATCGCTGGCTGGGCATCGCCGCCTGCCTGCTGTTCGTGCTCTGGTTCCTGTCGGGACTGGTGATGATGTACGTCCGCTTCCCCCACTTCGTGGAAGCGGAAAGGGTGGCGCACAGTTCGCCGATCGCCTGGAGCCAAGTGAATCTGGGCCCTCAGGCCGCGCTCGACAGGGCCGGGCTCAAGGCCTTCCCAGCCGACCTGACCTTGTCGATGTGGGGGGACGAACCGGTCTATCGCCTGGTCCAGGATCGCAAGCGGATCGGTGTCTCGGCGATCGACGGCCGGGTGATCGGCGCGACCGACGTGGCCACGGCGCAAGAGGTCGTGGCAACCGCCTATCCTGGGACGACACCGCGCTTCCTGCGCACGCTGGACCGCGATCAGTGGACGGTGGCCCAGTCGTTCAACGCCGCCCGTCCCTTGCATCTGTTCGCCCTGGACGATCCGGCCGGAACGCAGATCTATGTTGGCGCCAAGGGCGGCGAGATCGTGCTCGACACCCATCGGACCGAGCGGTTCTGGAACTGGCTGGGCGCGGTGCCGCACTGGCTCTACTTCACCGCCCTGCGGTCCATGCCCCAGGCCTGGACCCAGGTGGTGCTGTGGACCTCGGGCCTGGGCATGGTCGGGGCCGCGACAGGGATCTGGATCGGCCTGTTGCGGGTGCGGATCAAGCGACGCTACGCCGGCGGCCGGATGTCGCCCTATCGCGGCTGGATGACCTGGCACCACCTGGCCGGCCTGGTCGGAGGCCTCTTCGTCCTGACCTGGGTGTTCAGCGGCTGGATGTCGATGAACCCCAACGACTGGGGCGGTCCAGGCGACGCCGTCATGGTCGGCCGCAAGGCCTGGATGGCGGCGCCCAAGACCCCCTACCCGCTGGACGCCGCCGCCTTGCGGGATCGGACCGGCGACAGGGTCGCGCGCTTCTACTGGCTGGGCGATCGGCCGCTGATGCTGGTCGACACCGGACCGGACGCCCGCGCCGTGCTGGACCCGACGAACGGTCGTCCCGTGATCCTCGGCCAGGCCGAGCTGTTCGACCGCGCCGCCGACCTCGTGCCGGGCGCGCACATGGTCGTCCGCGAGCGCCTCATCCAGGACGACGCCTACTGGTACTCGCACCACGACCGCGCGCCCCTGCCCGTCCTGGTGGCCAAGTTCGACGATCCTGCGCGGAGCTGGTTCTACATCGACCCGGCCAGCGGCCGGATGGTGGGCGTGGCCGACAAGTCCCTGCGTCTTTACCGCTGGACCTTCTCGGCCCTGCACAGCCTCGACTTCGGCTTCCTGATCCGCCATCGCCCGCTTTGGGACGTGGTGGTCTGGCTGCTCAGCGCCGCCGGACTGATCGTCTCGATCAGCGGCGTCGTCATTGGCTGGCGACGGCTCGCCGCGGATCTGGCGGCGCTGAAGAAGAAGCGACCTCGCCCTAGCTGA
- the cobW gene encoding cobalamin biosynthesis protein CobW: MARIPTTVVTGFLGSGKTTLIRNLLENAGGRRLAVVVNEFGDVGIDGEILRGCGVEGCADEDIIELANGCICCTVADDFLPTLRKLIDRPNPPEHILVETSGLALPKPLVKAFTWPEVRTRATVDGVIAVIDADAVAAGRFAHDEAALAKARLADPTLDHDTPLEELFEEQLGCADLVILNKTDLVDAATLARVEAELAEHLRPGVKVVHASHGALDPAILLGLGVAAEDDLDSRKSHHEGEEDHDHDDFDSFVVRGGTVANVELLAAGLTSALVSHDILRLKGVVAITGKPARLIVQAVGPRVQTYFDRPWREGEARASSLVVIGEKGLDQAAITPLLQAALA; this comes from the coding sequence ATGGCGAGAATTCCAACGACCGTGGTGACCGGCTTCCTGGGAAGCGGCAAGACCACCTTGATCCGCAACCTGCTGGAAAACGCCGGCGGGCGGCGGCTGGCCGTGGTGGTCAACGAGTTCGGCGACGTCGGCATCGATGGCGAGATTCTGCGCGGCTGCGGCGTCGAGGGTTGCGCCGACGAGGACATCATCGAGCTGGCCAACGGCTGCATCTGCTGCACCGTGGCCGACGACTTCCTGCCGACCCTGCGCAAGCTGATCGATCGGCCCAATCCGCCCGAGCATATCCTGGTCGAGACCTCGGGCCTGGCCCTGCCCAAGCCCCTGGTGAAGGCCTTCACCTGGCCGGAGGTTCGAACCCGCGCCACGGTGGATGGGGTGATCGCAGTGATCGACGCCGACGCGGTGGCCGCCGGCCGCTTCGCCCATGACGAGGCCGCCCTGGCCAAGGCCCGTCTGGCCGATCCGACGCTCGATCACGACACCCCGCTGGAGGAGCTGTTCGAGGAGCAACTGGGCTGCGCCGACCTGGTGATCCTCAACAAGACCGACCTGGTGGACGCGGCGACCCTGGCCCGCGTCGAGGCCGAGTTGGCCGAGCATCTGCGGCCGGGCGTCAAGGTGGTCCACGCCAGCCACGGCGCGCTGGATCCGGCCATCCTGCTGGGCCTGGGCGTCGCCGCCGAGGACGACCTGGACAGCCGCAAGTCGCACCACGAGGGCGAAGAGGACCACGATCACGATGACTTCGACAGCTTCGTCGTGCGCGGCGGGACCGTGGCCAATGTCGAGCTGCTGGCGGCGGGCCTGACCAGCGCCCTGGTCAGCCATGATATCCTGCGGCTGAAGGGCGTGGTCGCCATTACGGGCAAGCCTGCCCGGCTGATCGTCCAGGCGGTGGGACCGCGCGTCCAGACCTATTTCGACCGGCCGTGGCGCGAGGGTGAAGCCCGCGCTTCGTCGCTGGTGGTGATCGGCGAGAAGGGGCTGGACCAGGCCGCCATCACCCCGCTGCTCCAGGCCGCGCTCGCCTGA
- a CDS encoding ABC transporter substrate-binding protein, with product MTDAVTRRAAAVGLLLSGLGGAAQASVAARRVVSIGQCLDVVLTEVADRDQIAALSHFSRDPETSTIADLARTLPYTHESAEEVIALNPDLVIASRRSGLQTRTALKLMGVRVKEFGVPESVAASLKQVRDIAKLVGQPMRGEMVVARIERALAEAAPPPGHRPIKALVYEGKGLAAGHGTLVDEMMERCGFENVAGRYGLKKWGNVPLEMVLADPPEVLLAGEAFQGAPTWADRIIRHPALRRLEPNTFRAAFHQRLLYCGGPVLIQTAAALKKARQDTLAWQARRLSTIS from the coding sequence GTGACTGACGCCGTCACCCGCCGCGCCGCCGCCGTCGGTCTGCTGCTGAGCGGCCTGGGCGGAGCCGCCCAAGCCTCGGTCGCCGCACGTCGCGTGGTGTCGATCGGCCAGTGCCTGGACGTGGTGCTGACCGAGGTCGCCGACCGCGACCAGATCGCCGCCCTCAGCCACTTCTCTCGCGATCCCGAGACCTCGACCATCGCCGACCTGGCGCGGACGTTGCCCTACACCCACGAGAGCGCCGAGGAGGTGATTGCGCTGAATCCGGACCTGGTGATCGCCAGCCGCCGCTCGGGCCTGCAAACCCGCACGGCGTTGAAGCTGATGGGCGTGCGGGTCAAGGAGTTCGGCGTGCCCGAGAGCGTCGCGGCCAGCCTCAAGCAGGTGCGCGACATCGCCAAGCTGGTGGGCCAGCCGATGCGCGGCGAGATGGTCGTCGCGCGGATCGAGCGCGCCCTGGCCGAAGCGGCCCCGCCGCCCGGTCATCGCCCGATCAAGGCTCTGGTCTACGAAGGCAAGGGCCTGGCGGCGGGGCACGGCACCCTGGTCGACGAGATGATGGAGCGCTGCGGCTTCGAGAACGTCGCGGGACGCTATGGCCTGAAGAAGTGGGGCAATGTCCCGCTGGAGATGGTGCTGGCCGATCCGCCCGAAGTGCTGCTGGCCGGCGAGGCCTTCCAGGGCGCGCCGACCTGGGCCGACCGGATCATTCGGCATCCGGCTCTGCGTCGCTTGGAGCCCAACACCTTCCGCGCGGCCTTCCACCAGCGCCTGCTCTATTGTGGCGGTCCGGTGCTGATCCAGACCGCCGCGGCGTTGAAGAAGGCGCGCCAGGACACCCTGGCCTGGCAGGCGCGACGGCTGTCGACGATCAGCTAG
- the cobN gene encoding cobaltochelatase subunit CobN, which produces MHLLAVQPGAILDGEEAVDLGQTPGDIVVLSAADSDLACLSQAVAGLPDDFPAVRLANLLRLKHPLSVDLYVETVIDKAAIVVARLVGGRAYWPYGLDEIARSCRERGALFVALLDEEAEGEGLALSVAPREVSDRIFGYLRQGGIGNARSLLLYAADLIGRKGEVWAEPAPLLDAGFYWPGERFTDLAGLRARWAPDRPTAALVFYRALVASGTTQAIDAHIRALEARGFNVAPIFVQSLKNAFAAGLVADTLAETGCDVVLNATAFAVSNPGDGRRRSPLEASGAPVLQLVFAGVDRAAWEASARGLGVRDLAMNVALPEVDGRLLAGATAFKAGLRFDARTQCDVVSHAAAEDRIAFAADMAKGWADLRRAALAQRRVALVMANYPNRDSRLGNGVGLDTPASVTAILVALKTAGYTVDGAPETSAALMDRLREGVANAAASGRLAGPVLGFDAYMAFFATLPKATRDAVMARWGEPYNDPSFDALADGFHLPIHVFGKVVVGVQPARGYNIDPKATYHDPDLVPPHNYLAFYAWLRTAFRAHAVVHVGKHGNLEWLPGKALALSDGCFPQAIAGPTPQLYPFIVNDPGEGTQAKRRIGAVIIDHLTPPLTRAESYGPLKALEALVDEYYEAAGLDPRRLKPLRDEILALAASQGLDVDCGMDLTDEDQALSALDNYLCDLKEMQIRDGLHVFGASPEGRLRDDLVVALARTPRGMGKGREASLLRALAGDLDLDFDPLDARLGDAWTGFKPMALARLSDAPWRTVGDTVERLELLASRLVAGETVSADWSRTAEVMAEVTGELTPRVDACGEAEMAALLAGLDGRFVAPGPSGAPTRGRPDVLPTGRNFYSVDTRAVPTPTAWRLGWASAQLLVEDHLQQVGDYPKAVALSAWGTANMRTGGDDIAQALALMGCRPTWEHATGRVTGFEVLPLAKLGRPRVDVTLRISGFFRDAFAPQIDLLDSAARAVMALDEPADENPAAARFQAEGGDEAAGVRIFGSKPGAYGAGLQAMFDENLWKERADLAEAFLVWGGYGYGAGGEGTAARPVLERRLAQVDAVIHNQDNREHDLLDSDDYYQFEGGLTATVTELKGAAPRVYHNDHSRPERPVIRTLEDEIARVVRARLVNPKWIAGVMRHGYKGAFEIAASIDYLFAFAATTGAVRDHHFDLAHDALIADEVVADFMRQANPDALRETAARLLEAIARGLWKPRSNSAAERLRLLAQIQETAA; this is translated from the coding sequence ATGCACCTGCTGGCGGTCCAGCCCGGCGCGATCCTCGACGGCGAGGAGGCGGTCGACCTGGGGCAGACCCCCGGCGACATCGTCGTGCTGTCGGCCGCCGACAGCGACCTGGCCTGCCTGTCGCAAGCCGTGGCCGGACTGCCGGACGACTTCCCGGCTGTCCGCCTGGCCAATCTGCTGCGCCTGAAACATCCGCTGTCGGTCGACCTCTATGTCGAGACGGTGATCGACAAGGCCGCGATCGTCGTGGCGCGGCTGGTCGGTGGCCGCGCTTACTGGCCCTACGGTTTGGACGAGATCGCCCGATCCTGCCGCGAGCGCGGCGCGCTGTTCGTCGCGCTGCTGGACGAGGAGGCGGAAGGCGAGGGGCTGGCCCTGTCGGTCGCCCCGCGCGAGGTCTCCGATCGAATCTTCGGCTATCTGCGCCAGGGCGGGATCGGCAACGCCCGCAGTCTGCTGCTCTACGCCGCCGACCTGATCGGCAGGAAGGGCGAGGTCTGGGCCGAACCCGCGCCGCTGCTCGACGCCGGCTTCTACTGGCCGGGCGAGCGGTTCACCGATCTGGCCGGACTGCGGGCGCGCTGGGCGCCGGATCGGCCGACCGCGGCCCTGGTGTTCTATCGCGCCCTGGTCGCCTCGGGCACGACCCAGGCGATCGACGCCCACATCAGGGCTCTGGAGGCGCGCGGCTTCAATGTCGCGCCGATCTTCGTCCAGAGCCTGAAGAACGCCTTCGCCGCCGGCCTGGTCGCCGACACGCTGGCTGAGACCGGTTGTGACGTGGTGCTCAACGCCACGGCCTTCGCGGTTTCCAACCCCGGCGATGGTCGCCGCCGGAGCCCGCTGGAGGCCAGCGGCGCGCCGGTGCTGCAACTGGTGTTCGCCGGCGTCGATCGCGCGGCCTGGGAGGCCAGCGCTCGAGGCCTGGGCGTGCGGGACCTGGCCATGAACGTCGCCTTGCCGGAGGTCGACGGCCGCCTGTTGGCCGGGGCGACGGCGTTCAAGGCCGGTCTGCGCTTCGACGCCCGCACCCAATGCGACGTGGTCAGTCACGCCGCCGCCGAGGACCGCATCGCCTTCGCCGCCGACATGGCCAAGGGCTGGGCCGACCTGCGTCGCGCCGCGCTGGCCCAGCGCCGCGTAGCGCTGGTCATGGCCAACTATCCCAATCGCGACTCCCGACTGGGCAACGGCGTGGGACTGGACACCCCGGCCAGCGTCACCGCGATCCTGGTGGCGCTGAAGACCGCTGGCTATACGGTTGACGGCGCACCGGAAACCTCCGCCGCGCTCATGGATCGCTTGCGAGAGGGCGTGGCCAACGCCGCCGCGAGCGGCCGGCTGGCGGGGCCGGTGCTGGGTTTCGACGCCTACATGGCTTTCTTCGCGACCCTGCCGAAGGCGACCCGCGACGCCGTCATGGCCCGCTGGGGCGAGCCCTACAACGATCCCAGCTTCGACGCCCTGGCCGATGGCTTCCATCTGCCGATCCACGTCTTCGGCAAAGTCGTGGTCGGGGTGCAGCCGGCGCGCGGCTACAACATCGATCCCAAGGCCACCTACCACGACCCCGACCTGGTCCCGCCGCACAACTATCTGGCCTTCTACGCCTGGCTGCGGACGGCGTTCCGGGCGCATGCGGTGGTCCATGTCGGCAAGCACGGCAATCTGGAATGGCTGCCCGGCAAGGCCCTGGCCCTGTCGGACGGCTGTTTCCCGCAGGCGATCGCTGGCCCGACGCCGCAGCTCTATCCATTCATCGTCAACGATCCGGGCGAGGGGACCCAGGCCAAGCGCCGGATCGGCGCGGTGATCATCGACCATCTGACGCCGCCGCTGACGCGCGCTGAAAGCTACGGCCCGCTCAAGGCGCTGGAGGCCTTGGTCGACGAATATTACGAGGCCGCCGGCCTGGATCCTCGCCGCCTCAAGCCGCTGCGCGACGAAATCCTCGCCCTGGCCGCCAGCCAGGGCCTGGACGTCGACTGCGGCATGGACCTGACCGACGAGGACCAGGCCCTGTCGGCGCTCGACAATTACCTGTGCGACCTCAAGGAAATGCAGATCCGCGACGGCCTGCACGTGTTCGGCGCCTCGCCGGAGGGGCGGCTGCGCGACGACCTGGTGGTGGCCCTGGCTCGCACGCCACGGGGAATGGGCAAGGGGCGCGAGGCGTCGCTGCTGCGCGCCTTGGCGGGCGATCTGGATCTGGACTTCGATCCGCTGGACGCGCGGCTCGGCGACGCCTGGACGGGTTTCAAGCCGATGGCCCTGGCCAGATTGTCGGACGCGCCCTGGCGCACGGTCGGCGACACGGTCGAGCGGCTGGAGTTGTTGGCGTCTCGCCTCGTGGCGGGTGAGACCGTTTCGGCGGATTGGTCTCGAACCGCCGAAGTGATGGCCGAGGTCACGGGCGAGCTGACGCCGCGCGTCGACGCTTGCGGCGAAGCCGAGATGGCGGCGCTGCTGGCCGGGCTCGACGGGCGGTTCGTGGCGCCGGGACCGTCGGGCGCGCCGACCCGGGGACGACCCGATGTTCTGCCGACAGGGCGCAACTTCTATTCGGTTGACACCCGCGCGGTGCCGACGCCGACCGCCTGGCGCCTGGGCTGGGCCTCGGCCCAGTTGCTGGTCGAGGACCATCTGCAGCAGGTCGGCGACTATCCCAAGGCCGTGGCGCTGTCGGCCTGGGGCACGGCCAACATGCGCACCGGCGGTGACGATATCGCGCAAGCCCTGGCCCTGATGGGCTGCCGGCCGACCTGGGAACACGCGACGGGCCGGGTGACGGGGTTCGAGGTCTTGCCTCTCGCGAAGCTGGGCCGACCGAGGGTCGACGTCACTCTGCGCATCTCCGGCTTCTTCCGCGACGCCTTCGCCCCGCAGATCGATCTGCTCGACAGCGCCGCCCGCGCGGTCATGGCCCTGGACGAGCCGGCCGATGAAAACCCCGCCGCCGCCCGCTTTCAGGCCGAAGGAGGGGACGAGGCGGCGGGCGTGCGGATCTTCGGCTCAAAACCCGGCGCCTATGGCGCGGGCCTGCAGGCGATGTTCGACGAGAACCTGTGGAAAGAGCGGGCCGATTTGGCCGAGGCGTTCCTGGTCTGGGGCGGCTACGGCTATGGCGCGGGCGGCGAGGGGACGGCGGCCCGTCCGGTGCTGGAGCGCCGCCTGGCCCAGGTCGACGCGGTGATCCACAATCAGGACAACCGCGAGCACGACCTGCTCGACAGCGACGACTACTACCAGTTCGAGGGCGGGCTGACCGCGACGGTGACCGAGCTGAAGGGCGCGGCGCCGCGCGTCTATCACAACGACCATTCGCGCCCCGAGCGGCCGGTGATCCGCACCCTGGAAGACGAGATCGCCCGCGTGGTCCGCGCCCGTCTGGTGAACCCCAAGTGGATCGCGGGCGTCATGCGCCACGGTTACAAGGGGGCGTTCGAGATCGCCGCCAGCATCGACTACCTGTTCGCCTTCGCCGCCACGACGGGCGCGGTGCGCGACCACCATTTCGACCTGGCCCATGACGCCCTGATCGCCGACGAGGTGGTGGCCGACTTCATGCGCCAGGCCAATCCCGACGCCTTGCGCGAGACCGCCGCCCGACTGCTTGAGGCGATCGCGCGGGGCCTCTGGAAACCTCGATCCAACAGCGCCGCCGAGCGCCTGCGCCTGCTCGCCCAAATTCAGGAGACCGCCGCATGA
- a CDS encoding CbtA family protein, with product MTPRLLWRGMLAGVLAAVLVFLFARVFAEPQVDLAIAYEAAHEQAEMASMPGMAHAPEPELVSRGVQKGLGLLTAVTLYGAAVGGIFALVFAYAYGRLARLSPRALALVLAGVAFLVIGLVPALKYPATPPAVGQHETVALRTQAFFLMIGLSVLAAVLALRLGRRLVARLGTLNAGLVAVAAYIVVIAVAQLFLPPINEVPKDFPATVLWDFRVASLGMQAFLWATIGLGFGALAKRVIQRG from the coding sequence ATGACTCCTCGTCTTCTCTGGCGCGGCATGCTGGCCGGCGTGCTCGCCGCCGTGCTCGTCTTCCTGTTCGCCCGCGTCTTCGCCGAACCCCAGGTCGACCTGGCCATCGCCTATGAGGCGGCGCACGAGCAGGCCGAGATGGCGTCCATGCCCGGCATGGCCCACGCCCCCGAACCCGAACTGGTCAGCCGCGGCGTCCAGAAGGGCCTTGGCCTGCTGACCGCCGTCACTCTGTATGGCGCGGCCGTCGGCGGGATCTTCGCCCTGGTGTTCGCCTACGCCTACGGCCGGCTGGCGCGGCTCAGCCCCCGGGCCCTGGCCCTGGTCCTGGCGGGCGTGGCCTTCCTGGTCATCGGCCTGGTTCCTGCCCTGAAGTATCCCGCGACGCCGCCCGCCGTCGGCCAGCACGAGACCGTCGCCCTGCGCACCCAGGCCTTCTTCCTGATGATCGGCCTGTCCGTCCTGGCGGCGGTGCTGGCTTTGAGGCTCGGCCGCCGGCTTGTCGCCCGGTTGGGAACGCTCAACGCCGGACTGGTCGCGGTCGCCGCCTATATCGTCGTGATCGCCGTCGCCCAGCTGTTCCTGCCGCCGATCAACGAGGTGCCCAAGGATTTCCCCGCCACTGTGCTGTGGGACTTCCGAGTGGCGTCGCTCGGCATGCAGGCCTTTCTGTGGGCGACGATCGGCCTGGGCTTCGGAGCCCTGGCCAAACGCGTGATCCAGCGCGGCTAA